The DNA segment TTTGACATTCTTTTCATTAACTATTTGACTGATATAGTTTTTAAGCCACCTTCTTATAAAACCAGACCAAAAGACCCACACCAGAGAGTAAACAACAGTTCATTTAATAATTAATCTTTGTGGTCTCTAGGGGAGGGATTGGAAAGGTATAAAATGGTCATATTAAAATAATCGACCCAGTCTTTCCCCTCTCATTACGCCCACTGTGGATGTCCTTTGTATGCCTTTTCAATTCTTCAGCAGATGTCCCACTCATCCAAGTATataacttattttttttttgtcagcaacACAAACTGTGTTCCCAGATCTTACTGTACAAGCCTCTACAACATCATCCCAAATGGATAAAACACACAAAGCAAGGGCACACAGTCAAATCTCCCTGTGAGCATAATAAAGGCATAGAGAAGAGATCCTTGAAGAGTCCAGAGGCTGCTCTTCAACCAACATTTCAACCTTTAGTGTGAAGCAAGCCTTTTTTTCCAGGATGTGCAGTATTACTACCTGGAGGGACAGAGAGAGTACTAGTGCATACCTGAAACAATGACAATAACATAACAgtgaatatatttattattatagaaGATAATGTTAAGAATAATAATTACAAAGGCATTTTGTCTAGACTACTATAATCTGGTCCTGCTCATATAGTCCAGAGGAGAGTGGGAAATGGAGGAAGCTCTAAGACGCTGTGCGAGTGAACACAACGCTGCACAGTTCATTTCGCCATCTATCCCCGGGGGGAACAAAACAAGCCCAAACACAAACTGAAAAGGGATGAATGAATTTCATGTTTCATGACGCTGAGACTTTGGGGATTTTTGGGTAAAGCAAGAAATTGAGGTACAATACTGACTCCTGGATTGGTCTCATCAGTATTCTGTCTTTTCACAATGACAaacgtacacacaaacacaacgtGCCTCTTAACCGTTTCATGTCTACACGCTCTCTTCCCCAGCGCCGCCACGTTTTACCCCCAATGAGAATCTGAACTCTTGACATTTTCAGGTGCACATGCCGATGGAAATCACCGCTGATCCACggcgaaaaaacaacaacttgttAACAAAAAATGTGCCGCCAATGACGGCCTTGCAGTAACCGACTGCCCACAGAAAATGAAACTCATCAGATGCCAAGAATGTATCATGGAAAACTGTTTGAGCATTTACTCAAAATCCCTGATATCAACCCTCAAGTCCATTTACACTTTTTCTCAAGAGTAAAAGCTGTTGGCACATCTACTCCACGTAGCTCTTTGTCCTCTCAATAGCAATTTTTGTACCACGCAGTAGTCAACAAGTGCAATTTTGGACCTTAAAACATATCGGATAATAACACTCAAATGGGTTTGAGCATTTGTTTATCTTAGTGCACTGAATAGTTTTACTCGTGTAGACAAACACATCCGGACTTGAAGTCGGATCTCCagaataaatgctcaaacagTGATCCATAATGTATTCTTAATTGCACTGGTAACACATGGGTGAGACTTGCATCTCTGCCAGCAGCTAGGCTTCGCTTGCTGGGACTACTTTCTGTGAGAGACTGTGTTAGCGAGCAGCACAGTGATCCTGACATTTCCCTTCATCTCCTTCAACCTGTACTATCTGGACTCTCCGTCTTTGTGGGCGCCGAACAGCGTCAGCTCGCCGGGGCCCATCAGTCTGGAACCACGGGGCGGCGTGGACGCCCGGCTGGCAATGGACGGAATAAGAGGTGGCGGCGCCCCCATTGACAGAGCCCCCACCAAACCCGCGGGCGTTTTTGCCAGAATGCCGTTGGGCACGTGGTGTGCGTTAAGTGGGCCCAGACGCGAGTATAGAGACGCGTGATGTTGGGaggcggcggctgctgctgcggcggcccCTGGAGGCAGGTGGTGGGACAGAAGGCCAGGGTGCAGCTGCTCCAGGTGAGCAGCGGTAGCAGCAtgagaggggctggagaggTGAGAGCCTGGCGGAAGATGGGGGTGCATGccgaagaagcgcgcccgctcaaTGTCTTCCCGCAGGATTTGTGCACGCTGCTCCTCGTCCATCAGGCCCCCTCCCGGCGGTCCTAGTTGGTGAGGTCGGTCGAAGTGGTGGGCCATGAGGGCGAGCTCCTGGCGGACCGCATGGCTGGAGGCAGTGGACGTAGAAGGGTGGTGAGCAACAGCCGCAGCCCTTTCCGCTTCCAGGAAGCGCTGGTGCTGGAGGAGCCGCGCCAGGTGGGGATCCGAACGCAGGCTGAGGTGCGGGTCGGATCGAAGTGCCATTGCCTCCCTTCGGTGTTGCTGATGCTGCTGGGCTGCAAGCTCTCTCCAGGGATCCCAGGTGAAGCTGTGGGGACCTTGCGCCGGTCCCTGAGGTGGCCCATGGGCGAAACGATCCCCGCCCGGGCCCATTACCAAACCGGACCCTGCCGCGCTACCGAAATAGGCTTCAAGGGCCCGGGAGCGATCCAACAAGGAAAGGTGGGAAGGCTGGTTGGGAGTGGGCGGAGGGAGGGGAACACCCGGAGTGGGAGTCAGTGAAAGGGAAGACGAGGGCGTACCAGAACTGTGGTTGTGTGGGTGGCTGTTGGGGCGGTCAAAAGCGTTGTTGGGTAGCGGGGCAGGCAGGGAGATGGGGATGTGCTCTGGCTCCTCTTTGCGCTCCTCCTTCACTTTAACCGGCGCCAGGACCAGGGGCGGCTTGGAGACGGGCGTCATGGTCCGATCAGACTTCTTGGCCTGAGATAAAGAAGTGACGGAGGCAGAAGCCGCCGAGGATGTGGGATGGGGGCCGTCTCTTTGGGGGTGTTCATTGTGATGGACGTGTACTGCCGGGCCGAGCTGGCGGGGGTAAAGGTCCAGTGGTGATTGGGCAGAGCGGCTGGCAGGCGGGGGAGTGTTGAgcacggaggaggaggaagagcgcggtctgtctctgtctgctaCTAAAGTGGAAGAGCCATGGGGAAGCCCTCGTGAAGACACTGTCGGCAGCGGCCTCTTTTCCCCGTCCCGCTCGCGTTCTCTGTCTCTGTTGAGACTGCGAGCCGTGTCCTCAGCAGGCCCGCCTCCTGGGCCCAGGGAGCTGCTGTGGCCGTTGATGTGGGAGATCGGAGTGCTACTGCGGGGCTTAAAGGACGGCGCCACAGGAGACATCCTGACAGGTGGACGGCCATACAGCGTGTTGTCTCTGCATAACACAGTTTTACTTTTAGTTAATCAACTAAGTCTTTGGGTTTCTATGGATACAAAACCATTGAATCGATAAAAATGTGACATCCTACCTGTCCTTTTCATCTTTGATGTGTGGTATGTCTCTCCGCTCGGCGTCCTTGGCGCGGTCCCTCTCGTCTCGCTTGTCGCTTCCTTTGGCCCAGCTGGGGCCCGCCGGGAAGCCTGTCGGCGTGCCGTGGAGTCGGTTCCATGCATCGTGGTGGTTGGAAGCGTTGGATAAGCTTCCCACCACGTTGGCAGGTGAGTCTTTAGGACCGAACATGGAGCCTGCTGCAACCCAGATGTGGTCACTTTAACTGGGAGTCCAATCCGTTTCACATTGCTAGCTATCATAACTAATAATTAGTTGATTCAAGTCAAGCAGATGCCAACTCTTAAGAATAGGGACACAATGAGACTAACCAAGTGTCGGGCTTCCCAGTCCTCCAAAGGCACTGGAACCGAGGGCTCCCAGCGGGGTAAAGGGTGGAGATCGGCCATACGGGTCTAAAACGTGCACGCATAAAATGCCAATCCAACCGTTAGCCGGTGAGTGGATCAAAGCAACTCCGTCGAACGAAGACTCTTACCCAAATGTGCAGGTGGGGCGAGGAAAGACGAGTGCGGCGCTGATGGGGCGATGAAAGGAGCCGAGGACGGATTGACTCCACCTGCATGAAGGTAACGTGAGTCTTAAGACAGGAACGATCAAATCCAGTTTTTCCAACTACGACTCAGCGATGAAGCGCTTGTGATAGTGAGGAAAATTATTACATCAAACTTTTTAAAAAGTACTTCTCCGAGTCCGAATTTGGAATTGTGCGCTTTCAGTTTAAAGTGAGGTTAGTGAGTGTGCATataaaatgtacaaatgctGCACCTGTCGCTGAGAAGAGACCGGGAGGTCTGGTCAAGTCGTGATTTGGAGGCAGGGGTCCTCCCATGGGGCCCATTGGGCCGAGTCCACCGGCTCCAGGAAGACGAGCCAGCAGGTCACTGCGGAAGTCCAACTTGTGAGGATCAGCCTGCATCAgctgtggggggggaaaaaaagaaaagattacaGCGCAAATCAAACAtctgctttattttttatttgtttattctcCTACTACTGAGACGTACCTTTACTTTCTTCTGATGGCTCAGGATCATCCAGGCCACATATACATGCATAGCACACCATTTTCCAGGTTTCTGCACGTTGGAAAAACGAAAAAAATTGGGGCGTTGTTAATCCATCAATTTGCCTGTtacatatgattttttttctctactcCAGGAATGGGCAAACCTGAGTGCTCAAGGGCCCCGTCTGAATTTTAAAACATCCATATCAATCTTTGATGAGGTTTTAAAAAAACCTGTAAATGATTTAAAGAATGTCGGGAGCCATATGTGGGCCCCGGACCAtactttgcccacccctggctacTCACTCAAACTAAATGACACGTTTCTAAGTGATCTCTCGACAACTTTTTACTCTTAAGTGAGTGCGGCAATCGTGGGGACAGGAGAAGTCAAAAGCATTGTGCAAATATGAAATATCTGACTGGTGTGCAAGGCCACTGAGCGAGAGCAATAGCGAGGCAACATGTTGAGGTTAGTGCGGCGTGAATGAAGCAGTGAGAAAGTAAGATCAGTTGAGCCAGTGCATTCAAAACATCAGTTTGTGCTTACATTACTGATTTTCAACGATGTCCCGAATGGATCAGTTAGCTACGAGAGAACACAGTTGTAAAGCCACTTTAAATTTCTCACACTGCACAGGAGaaagttgttttgtttggaGTACAACTTGACAGGCTACATATTGTGGTGCAACGTCAGGTCGCCCGAGAAACGACATCGACTCAGGCGCTCCTTACCCGGTGATCTTTGGGCTGCATGTGGTGCGGCACGACGCCGAGGCGAGCGCTGAGATCCGGACCGGTTCCCTGAGGGACAAGAGGCTGTTGCACAAAACGAGCCGTCAGGCACCGCTGGCAGACCAGCAAATCAACAACTATGAATATAAAACGTCCAAGTGTGTCAAACGGTGTTATCAACATGAGGCCATGACTAAGTCTTCGAAGCGGAAGGTGAGCCATTTGCCAGATTCCTCATATGCGTTGGAGATAAAACGCAAGCGGCCGCCGCCCACTTTTGATTTCATGAGTCAGGACAGGTTCTTCTTACCTTTGGCTGAAATGCTCCTTGCAGGGAGCTAAAAGGCCCGGTGGGAGGAATCACAGGCTGGATGTTGGGCACTGAGGGCGGCGGCGGGTATTGCGGGAAGAACTGTCATGACAGACAAACCCATCatgacccactccaacattcCATCAAGAAGCGCTCGCAAACAACGCCTGAGACAAAGCACGTGCTTCCTTCCTATTTTCAGATCATCACACTAACCTTCACGTCGGACAAAATCGACCCGAGCAAATCTAAAATTCAAATCCAATCCAATCTCTGTGAAACCTATTTGGCCCCGGTGCAAAATAAGTTGTCGTTCCGCCCTTGGGAGCATTAACTCTCATTTATACTGCATTGTAACACAGCATTGGAATTACATTTCAATCTGGATTTTGACTTGGGTactccaaattttttttttttttttatcactacaAACATTTTGGGCTGGGTGGCCATCAATTACTCGCACATTAGTGATGGCAATCTGTATTTACAAGGGAAGTCCACATTTAAATTTActtggtgagccaaaacatttaGGTGTGatgataagaaaagaaaaaaacccagaaGGTAGGTGCAAATACTTTTTTTAC comes from the Syngnathus typhle isolate RoL2023-S1 ecotype Sweden linkage group LG18, RoL_Styp_1.0, whole genome shotgun sequence genome and includes:
- the fbrs gene encoding autism susceptibility gene 2 protein homolog isoform X5 produces the protein MEGPSRSTASRQSRRSRSQRDRERRRRTVNLPEERATSLSSGSDREDRGATKVLGPGEKEGRPGFGRHRPPRRRKRESVSCEEDIIDGFAIASFVSLEALEMDCSMKPGQHNDMLGRRNKGKRGPEENGGGPLSEPEEGVPHSYSSSCWNKCRNKRRKLEGHPLETGYICDTESDAGDKASDHDMDPVFTVSTRKVVEPPPSTVDKSCSGMPARSGVPRLMVTPRVSGLERSQEKSLDSHYPEAVSSSTSSASFSRLPSRSPASAAGPVPRAGSVNVNGGRHHNGSPPLSKPKPFLTLPGRSHTLYNRSNTPVKPPSVASSSSSMRPPTPSTSVSMSYIRGAGSSGPLRPPSRANSGALFTSSPGLPPPPPLLQGPSHSSAADQEMLRQNLNSHFLNAQEREGRRSAPGPEGSNAAAGRSTPGGASASSSTPGSTGRTSQNQPSVQPLAYQFHQHNHQHQHTHTHQHFTPFLHPTATAPPLFDKYPGKMDGLYRHPFFPQYPPPPSVPNIQPVIPPTGPFSSLQGAFQPKPLVPQGTGPDLSARLGVVPHHMQPKDHRKPGKWCAMHVYVAWMILSHQKKVKLMQADPHKLDFRSDLLARLPGAGGLGPMGPMGGPLPPNHDLTRPPGLFSATGGVNPSSAPFIAPSAPHSSFLAPPAHLDPYGRSPPFTPLGALGSSAFGGLGSPTLAGSMFGPKDSPANVVGSLSNASNHHDAWNRLHGTPTGFPAGPSWAKGSDKRDERDRAKDAERRDIPHIKDEKDRDNTLYGRPPVRMSPVAPSFKPRSSTPISHINGHSSSLGPGGGPAEDTARSLNRDRERERDGEKRPLPTVSSRGLPHGSSTLVADRDRPRSSSSSVLNTPPPASRSAQSPLDLYPRQLGPAVHVHHNEHPQRDGPHPTSSAASASVTSLSQAKKSDRTMTPVSKPPLVLAPVKVKEERKEEPEHIPISLPAPLPNNAFDRPNSHPHNHSSGTPSSSLSLTPTPGVPLPPPTPNQPSHLSLLDRSRALEAYFGSAAGSGLVMGPGGDRFAHGPPQGPAQGPHSFTWDPWRELAAQQHQQHRREAMALRSDPHLSLRSDPHLARLLQHQRFLEAERAAAVAHHPSTSTASSHAVRQELALMAHHFDRPHQLGPPGGGLMDEEQRAQILREDIERARFFGMHPHLPPGSHLSSPSHAATAAHLEQLHPGLLSHHLPPGAAAAAAAASQHHASLYSRLGPLNAHHVPNGILAKTPAGLVGALSMGAPPPLIPSIASRASTPPRGSRLMGPGELTLFGAHKDGESR
- the fbrs gene encoding autism susceptibility gene 2 protein homolog isoform X3, with amino-acid sequence MEGPSRSTASRQSRRSRSQRDRERRRRTVNLPEERATSLSSGSDREDRGATKVLGPGEKEGRPGFGRHRPPRRRKRESVSCEEDIIDGFAIASFVSLEALEMDCSMKPGQHNDMLGRRNKGKRGPEENGGGPLSEPEEGVPHSYSSSCWNKCRNKRRKLEGHPLETGYICDTESDAGDKASDHDMDPVFTVSTRKVVEPPPSTVDKSCSGMPARSGVPRLMVTPRVSGLERSQEKSLDSHYPEAVSSSTSSASFSRLPSRSPASAAGPVPRAGSVNVNGGRHHNGSPPLSKPKPFLTLPGRSHTLYNRSNTPVKPPSVASSSSSMRPPTPSTSVSMSYIRGAGSSGPLRPPSRANSGALFTSSPGLPPPPPLLQGPSHSSAADQEMLRQNLNSHFLNAQEREGRRSAPGPEGSNAAAGRSTPGGASASSSTPGSTGRTSQNQPSVQPLAYQFHQHNHQHQHTHTHQHFTPFLHPTATAPPLFDKYPGKMDGLYRHPFFPQYPPPPSVPNIQPVIPPTGPFSSLQGAFQPKPLVPQGTGPDLSARLGVVPHHMQPKDHRLTDPFGTSLKISNKPGKWCAMHVYVAWMILSHQKKVKLMQADPHKLDFRSDLLARLPGAGGLGPMGPMGGPLPPNHDLTRPPGLFSATGGVNPSSAPFIAPSAPHSSFLAPPAHLDPYGRSPPFTPLGALGSSAFGGLGSPTLAGSMFGPKDSPANVVGSLSNASNHHDAWNRLHGTPTGFPAGPSWAKGSDKRDERDRAKDAERRDIPHIKDEKDRDNTLYGRPPVRMSPVAPSFKPRSSTPISHINGHSSSLGPGGGPAEDTARSLNRDRERERDGEKRPLPTVSSRGLPHGSSTLVADRDRPRSSSSSVLNTPPPASRSAQSPLDLYPRQLGPAVHVHHNEHPQRDGPHPTSSAASASVTSLSQAKKSDRTMTPVSKPPLVLAPVKVKEERKEEPEHIPISLPAPLPNNAFDRPNSHPHNHSSGTPSSSLSLTPTPGVPLPPPTPNQPSHLSLLDRSRALEAYFGSAAGSGLVMGPGGDRFAHGPPQGPAQGPHSFTWDPWRELAAQQHQQHRREAMALRSDPHLSLRSDPHLARLLQHQRFLEAERAAAVAHHPSTSTASSHAVRQELALMAHHFDRPHQLGPPGGGLMDEEQRAQILREDIERARFFGMHPHLPPGSHLSSPSHAATAAHLEQLHPGLLSHHLPPGAAAAAAAASQHHASLYSRLGPLNAHHVPNGILAKTPAGLVGALSMGAPPPLIPSIASRASTPPRGSRLMGPGELTLFGAHKDGESR
- the fbrs gene encoding autism susceptibility gene 2 protein homolog isoform X2; translated protein: MEGPSRSTASRQSRRSRSQRDRERRRRTVNLPEERATSLSSGSDREDRGATKVLGPGEKEGRPGFGRHRPPRRRKRESVSCEEDIIDGFAIASFVSLEALEMDCSMKPGQHNDMLGRRNKGKRGPEENGGGPLSEPEEGVPHSYSSSCWNKCRNKRRKLEGHPLETGYICDTESDAGDKASDHDMDPVFTVSTRKVVEPPPSTVDKSCSGMPARSGVPRLMVTPRVSGLERSQEKSLDSHYPEAVSSSTSSASFSRLPSRSPASAAGPVPRAGSVNVNGGRHHNGSPPLSKPKPFLTLPGRSHTLYNRSNTPVKPPSVASSSSSMRPPTPSTSVSMSYIRGAGSSGPLRPPSRANSGALFTSSPGLPPPPPLLQGPSHSSAADQEMLRQNLNSHFLNAQEREGRRSAPGPEGSNAAAGRSTPGGASASSSTPGSTGRTSQNQPSVQPLAYQFHQHNHQHQHTHTHQHFTPFLHPTATAPPLFDKYPGKMDGLYRHPFFPQYPPPPSVPNIQPVIPPTGPFSSLQGAFQPKRCLTARFVQQPLVPQGTGPDLSARLGVVPHHMQPKDHRLTDPFGTSLKISNKPGKWCAMHVYVAWMILSHQKKVKLMQADPHKLDFRSDLLARLPGAGGLGPMGPMGGPLPPNHDLTRPPGLFSATGGVNPSSAPFIAPSAPHSSFLAPPAHLDPYGRSPPFTPLGALGSSAFGGLGSPTLGSMFGPKDSPANVVGSLSNASNHHDAWNRLHGTPTGFPAGPSWAKGSDKRDERDRAKDAERRDIPHIKDEKDRDNTLYGRPPVRMSPVAPSFKPRSSTPISHINGHSSSLGPGGGPAEDTARSLNRDRERERDGEKRPLPTVSSRGLPHGSSTLVADRDRPRSSSSSVLNTPPPASRSAQSPLDLYPRQLGPAVHVHHNEHPQRDGPHPTSSAASASVTSLSQAKKSDRTMTPVSKPPLVLAPVKVKEERKEEPEHIPISLPAPLPNNAFDRPNSHPHNHSSGTPSSSLSLTPTPGVPLPPPTPNQPSHLSLLDRSRALEAYFGSAAGSGLVMGPGGDRFAHGPPQGPAQGPHSFTWDPWRELAAQQHQQHRREAMALRSDPHLSLRSDPHLARLLQHQRFLEAERAAAVAHHPSTSTASSHAVRQELALMAHHFDRPHQLGPPGGGLMDEEQRAQILREDIERARFFGMHPHLPPGSHLSSPSHAATAAHLEQLHPGLLSHHLPPGAAAAAAAASQHHASLYSRLGPLNAHHVPNGILAKTPAGLVGALSMGAPPPLIPSIASRASTPPRGSRLMGPGELTLFGAHKDGESR
- the fbrs gene encoding autism susceptibility gene 2 protein homolog isoform X4 — its product is MEGPSRSTASRQSRRSRSQRDRERRRRTVNLPEERATSLSSGSDREDRGATKVLGPGEKEGRPGFGRHRPPRRRKRESVSCEEDIIDGFAIASFVSLEALEMDCSMKPGQHNDMLGRRNKGKRGPEENGGGPLSEPEEGVPHSYSSSCWNKCRNKRRKLEGHPLETGYICDTESDAGDKASDHDMDPVFTVSTRKVVEPPPSTVDKSCSGMPARSGVPRLMVTPRVSGLERSQEKSLDSHYPEAVSSSTSSASFSRLPSRSPASAAGPVPRAGSVNVNGGRHHNGSPPLSKPKPFLTLPGRSHTLYNRSNTPVKPPSVASSSSSMRPPTPSTSVSMSYIRGAGSSGPLRPPSRANSGALFTSSPGLPPPPPLLQGPSHSSAADQEMLRQNLNSHFLNAQEREGRRSAPGPEGSNAAAGRSTPGGASASSSTPGSTGRTSQNQPSVQPLAYQFHQHNHQHQHTHTHQHFTPFLHPTATAPPLFDKYPGKMDGLYRHPFFPQYPPPPSVPNIQPVIPPTGPFSSLQGAFQPKRCLTARFVQQPLVPQGTGPDLSARLGVVPHHMQPKDHRKPGKWCAMHVYVAWMILSHQKKVKLMQADPHKLDFRSDLLARLPGAGGLGPMGPMGGPLPPNHDLTRPPGLFSATGGVNPSSAPFIAPSAPHSSFLAPPAHLDPYGRSPPFTPLGALGSSAFGGLGSPTLAGSMFGPKDSPANVVGSLSNASNHHDAWNRLHGTPTGFPAGPSWAKGSDKRDERDRAKDAERRDIPHIKDEKDRDNTLYGRPPVRMSPVAPSFKPRSSTPISHINGHSSSLGPGGGPAEDTARSLNRDRERERDGEKRPLPTVSSRGLPHGSSTLVADRDRPRSSSSSVLNTPPPASRSAQSPLDLYPRQLGPAVHVHHNEHPQRDGPHPTSSAASASVTSLSQAKKSDRTMTPVSKPPLVLAPVKVKEERKEEPEHIPISLPAPLPNNAFDRPNSHPHNHSSGTPSSSLSLTPTPGVPLPPPTPNQPSHLSLLDRSRALEAYFGSAAGSGLVMGPGGDRFAHGPPQGPAQGPHSFTWDPWRELAAQQHQQHRREAMALRSDPHLSLRSDPHLARLLQHQRFLEAERAAAVAHHPSTSTASSHAVRQELALMAHHFDRPHQLGPPGGGLMDEEQRAQILREDIERARFFGMHPHLPPGSHLSSPSHAATAAHLEQLHPGLLSHHLPPGAAAAAAAASQHHASLYSRLGPLNAHHVPNGILAKTPAGLVGALSMGAPPPLIPSIASRASTPPRGSRLMGPGELTLFGAHKDGESR
- the fbrs gene encoding autism susceptibility gene 2 protein homolog isoform X1, translated to MEGPSRSTASRQSRRSRSQRDRERRRRTVNLPEERATSLSSGSDREDRGATKVLGPGEKEGRPGFGRHRPPRRRKRESVSCEEDIIDGFAIASFVSLEALEMDCSMKPGQHNDMLGRRNKGKRGPEENGGGPLSEPEEGVPHSYSSSCWNKCRNKRRKLEGHPLETGYICDTESDAGDKASDHDMDPVFTVSTRKVVEPPPSTVDKSCSGMPARSGVPRLMVTPRVSGLERSQEKSLDSHYPEAVSSSTSSASFSRLPSRSPASAAGPVPRAGSVNVNGGRHHNGSPPLSKPKPFLTLPGRSHTLYNRSNTPVKPPSVASSSSSMRPPTPSTSVSMSYIRGAGSSGPLRPPSRANSGALFTSSPGLPPPPPLLQGPSHSSAADQEMLRQNLNSHFLNAQEREGRRSAPGPEGSNAAAGRSTPGGASASSSTPGSTGRTSQNQPSVQPLAYQFHQHNHQHQHTHTHQHFTPFLHPTATAPPLFDKYPGKMDGLYRHPFFPQYPPPPSVPNIQPVIPPTGPFSSLQGAFQPKRCLTARFVQQPLVPQGTGPDLSARLGVVPHHMQPKDHRLTDPFGTSLKISNKPGKWCAMHVYVAWMILSHQKKVKLMQADPHKLDFRSDLLARLPGAGGLGPMGPMGGPLPPNHDLTRPPGLFSATGGVNPSSAPFIAPSAPHSSFLAPPAHLDPYGRSPPFTPLGALGSSAFGGLGSPTLAGSMFGPKDSPANVVGSLSNASNHHDAWNRLHGTPTGFPAGPSWAKGSDKRDERDRAKDAERRDIPHIKDEKDRDNTLYGRPPVRMSPVAPSFKPRSSTPISHINGHSSSLGPGGGPAEDTARSLNRDRERERDGEKRPLPTVSSRGLPHGSSTLVADRDRPRSSSSSVLNTPPPASRSAQSPLDLYPRQLGPAVHVHHNEHPQRDGPHPTSSAASASVTSLSQAKKSDRTMTPVSKPPLVLAPVKVKEERKEEPEHIPISLPAPLPNNAFDRPNSHPHNHSSGTPSSSLSLTPTPGVPLPPPTPNQPSHLSLLDRSRALEAYFGSAAGSGLVMGPGGDRFAHGPPQGPAQGPHSFTWDPWRELAAQQHQQHRREAMALRSDPHLSLRSDPHLARLLQHQRFLEAERAAAVAHHPSTSTASSHAVRQELALMAHHFDRPHQLGPPGGGLMDEEQRAQILREDIERARFFGMHPHLPPGSHLSSPSHAATAAHLEQLHPGLLSHHLPPGAAAAAAAASQHHASLYSRLGPLNAHHVPNGILAKTPAGLVGALSMGAPPPLIPSIASRASTPPRGSRLMGPGELTLFGAHKDGESR